The Streptomyces sp. RKAG293 genome includes a region encoding these proteins:
- a CDS encoding diacylglycerol kinase family protein: protein MRPSDEVAARRVGMLLVMHGALLMGFGLLLTRWLVKVPPFTSEDAVNRAFAAHRSAGWNSVTYWLSQLGNTHAVVLITAVSVALLLLPVYGRLNREALFLGAAVALQSVVFLMVTAAVDRARPDVAHLDVAPPTSSFPSGHTGAATALYGGLAVLVLLRFRGTWRFVPAAVLFAVPVLVAVARLYRGMHHPTDVVFGLLNGAGILLVMGRSLLPARAQPHLPGQAGTDTSPDATAVARYGRRAAVVVNPTVVDDELHDAIRRTLGRYGFEDVSWHGTTEEDPGNGAGRRAALRKPDLIVVCGGDGTVMACADGLAHSGIPVAVLPCGTGNLLARNLGYPADPIAALVAALEGTTHPIDLGTADGDGISGARFAAMAGAGFDAAVVGDASSRMKAGIGWAAYLVSGVRHLRDPGMRLTLRLDGGPELGRRARMVLVGNVGTLQGGVPLLPDARPDDGLFDVVLLNPAGPLGWLLAATHVLTRPHHDGTPRPPGRGGRFADGALEYFTARRIEMTFEHPQERELDGEPVGPGVRLVIEVDPGALLMRLPATSPTASSSAPAGTEEPAALTGAHDGYGNTSSADPRHHGRRALGR, encoded by the coding sequence ATGAGACCAAGCGACGAAGTGGCCGCGCGACGCGTCGGCATGCTGCTCGTGATGCACGGCGCGCTGTTGATGGGCTTCGGCCTGCTGCTCACCCGATGGCTGGTGAAGGTCCCGCCGTTCACCTCGGAGGACGCGGTCAACCGGGCCTTCGCCGCGCACCGGTCGGCGGGCTGGAACAGCGTCACGTACTGGCTGTCCCAGCTGGGCAACACCCATGCCGTCGTGCTGATCACGGCGGTGTCGGTGGCCCTGCTCCTGCTGCCGGTGTACGGGCGGCTCAACCGCGAAGCCCTGTTCCTGGGCGCCGCGGTGGCCTTGCAGTCGGTGGTCTTCCTCATGGTGACCGCGGCCGTCGACCGGGCCCGTCCGGACGTGGCACACCTGGATGTGGCCCCGCCGACGTCCAGTTTCCCGTCAGGTCACACCGGTGCCGCGACGGCGCTGTACGGCGGTCTGGCCGTTCTCGTCCTCCTCCGGTTCCGCGGAACCTGGCGCTTCGTGCCGGCCGCGGTGCTGTTCGCCGTTCCCGTCCTGGTCGCGGTGGCGCGCCTGTACCGGGGGATGCACCATCCCACCGATGTGGTCTTCGGCCTGCTCAACGGGGCCGGGATCCTGCTGGTCATGGGGCGTTCGCTGCTGCCCGCGCGCGCCCAGCCGCACCTGCCGGGACAGGCCGGGACTGACACCTCTCCGGATGCGACTGCCGTCGCCCGGTACGGACGGCGGGCCGCCGTGGTGGTGAATCCGACCGTCGTGGACGACGAACTGCACGACGCGATCCGCCGCACGCTGGGGCGGTACGGCTTCGAGGACGTCTCCTGGCACGGGACGACCGAGGAGGACCCGGGGAACGGCGCCGGACGGCGGGCCGCGCTCAGGAAACCCGACCTGATCGTCGTGTGCGGTGGGGACGGCACGGTGATGGCCTGCGCCGACGGCCTGGCGCACAGCGGTATCCCGGTCGCCGTCCTGCCCTGCGGCACCGGCAACCTGCTGGCGCGCAACCTCGGTTACCCGGCCGATCCCATCGCCGCGCTCGTCGCCGCGCTGGAGGGCACCACCCACCCCATCGACCTCGGGACCGCCGACGGTGACGGGATCTCCGGGGCCCGGTTCGCCGCCATGGCAGGCGCCGGGTTCGACGCCGCCGTGGTCGGGGACGCGTCCTCCCGGATGAAGGCGGGCATCGGCTGGGCGGCCTATCTGGTGTCCGGGGTGCGCCATCTGCGCGATCCCGGGATGCGGCTGACGCTGCGGCTCGACGGCGGACCGGAGCTCGGCCGCCGGGCACGGATGGTGCTGGTGGGCAACGTCGGCACGCTGCAGGGCGGCGTACCGCTGCTCCCGGACGCGCGGCCGGACGACGGGCTGTTCGACGTCGTGCTGCTCAACCCGGCGGGACCGCTCGGCTGGCTGCTCGCCGCCACCCATGTGCTGACTCGGCCGCACCACGACGGGACGCCCCGGCCACCGGGCCGCGGTGGACGGTTCGCCGACGGCGCGCTGGAGTACTTCACCGCACGGCGCATCGAGATGACCTTCGAACATCCCCAGGAACGGGAGTTGGACGGTGAACCGGTCGGTCCCGGCGTACGCCTGGTGATCGAGGTCGATCCGGGCGCCCTGCTGATGCGGCTGCCGGCGACCTCACCCACGGCATCGTCCTCGGCGCCGGCGGGCACCGAAGAACCGGCAGCCCTGACAGGAGCACACGATGGGTACGGCAACACGAGTTCCGCAGACCCGCGACATCACGGGCGACGAGCTCTCGGGCGATGA
- a CDS encoding YihY/virulence factor BrkB family protein, whose translation MGTATRVPQTRDITGDELSGDEAWATLRRYGGWQLVRDAFLRFRYADGFSHARALALQTVLSLVPFAIAVVGLSTVLHAEGIGRVAELTVLRMSSGPSSDVVQNALADSRRHADEGGQLALWFGLLFALVNVTTAMSQIERGANRIYGVERDRPFHLKYRRGLVMMLLAGLPLGLGSILMVGGADIAGAAAQVYHWTPDQTTAWNLLRRPVGILLALFSASVVFRSSPRRRQPGYTWLAFGAAVYLALWTLLTWLLSLYVEFSSSFNSVYGPLSAFISLLLWSYLTAIALFMGIAFAAQLEAVRARVKEPVLQDPGV comes from the coding sequence ATGGGTACGGCAACACGAGTTCCGCAGACCCGCGACATCACGGGCGACGAGCTCTCGGGCGATGAGGCCTGGGCCACCCTGCGCCGCTACGGCGGATGGCAGCTGGTCCGTGACGCCTTTCTGCGGTTCCGGTACGCCGACGGGTTCAGCCACGCGCGGGCACTGGCACTGCAGACGGTCCTGTCGCTGGTGCCGTTCGCCATCGCCGTCGTCGGGCTGTCCACGGTGCTGCACGCCGAGGGCATCGGGCGGGTGGCCGAACTCACCGTGCTGCGCATGTCGAGCGGTCCGAGCTCCGATGTCGTGCAGAACGCCCTCGCCGACAGCCGCCGGCACGCCGACGAGGGCGGACAGCTGGCACTGTGGTTCGGTCTGCTGTTCGCGCTGGTGAACGTCACCACCGCGATGAGCCAGATCGAACGCGGCGCCAACCGCATCTACGGCGTGGAGCGCGACCGGCCGTTCCACCTGAAGTACCGGCGCGGGCTGGTGATGATGCTGCTCGCCGGACTGCCCCTGGGGCTGGGTTCCATCCTCATGGTGGGCGGCGCCGACATCGCCGGGGCGGCGGCCCAGGTGTACCACTGGACGCCGGACCAGACGACGGCCTGGAACCTGTTGCGCCGGCCGGTGGGCATCCTTCTCGCCCTGTTCTCCGCCTCCGTCGTCTTCCGCAGTTCGCCGCGCCGCCGGCAGCCCGGCTACACCTGGCTGGCCTTCGGTGCGGCCGTCTACCTGGCGCTGTGGACCCTGCTGACCTGGCTGCTCAGCCTGTACGTCGAGTTCAGTAGTTCTTTCAACTCCGTGTACGGCCCGCTGAGCGCCTTCATCTCACTGCTGCTGTGGTCCTATCTGACGGCGATAGCGCTCTTCATGGGCATCGCGTTCGCCGCCCAGCTGGAGGCGGTCCGCGCCCGCGTCAAGGAGCCGGTTCTCCAGGATCCGGGGGTCTGA